A single Paenibacillus sp. FSL R5-0517 DNA region contains:
- a CDS encoding redoxin domain-containing protein: MQKKNLKSRRTLTILIGLIALLAGAWAIFENVSTPESGRANMIQVGAMAPEFTAVNSAGEQVKLSDYRGKAVMINFWASWCTPCVREMPLVHQIAQDYQNDVATLFVNVGESKGTIREFMDKQAFDFPVIIDVTGNISGMYRITGLPATMVIDKEGKFRHILLGELTEDIPLQQWLEESI; this comes from the coding sequence GTGCAGAAGAAAAATCTTAAGAGCAGACGTACTCTTACAATTTTGATTGGATTGATCGCTTTGTTAGCAGGTGCATGGGCTATTTTTGAAAATGTATCGACACCTGAGTCAGGGCGAGCCAACATGATTCAAGTAGGTGCAATGGCCCCTGAGTTCACAGCGGTTAATTCAGCAGGCGAGCAAGTGAAGCTGTCGGATTATCGGGGCAAAGCCGTCATGATTAACTTTTGGGCTTCATGGTGCACGCCCTGTGTAAGGGAGATGCCGCTCGTACATCAGATTGCCCAGGACTATCAGAATGATGTGGCAACCCTGTTTGTTAACGTGGGGGAATCAAAGGGTACGATTCGTGAGTTTATGGATAAGCAAGCGTTTGATTTTCCGGTCATCATTGATGTGACGGGTAACATATCAGGGATGTATCGTATTACGGGTTTGCCCGCTACGATGGTTATTGATAAGGAAGGGAAGTTCCGTCACATATTGCTGGGCGAACTTACTGAAGACATCCCTTTACAGCAATGGCTGGAAGAGAGTATTTAG
- the metE gene encoding 5-methyltetrahydropteroyltriglutamate--homocysteine S-methyltransferase produces the protein MTKSSVLGYPRIGADREWKKALEAFWAGKLEETEFHARLQEIRIDHLCKQQAKGIDLIPVNDFSYYDHILDTAVMFGIIPKRFAYDGGSVPLSVYYGIARGTKDAAASEMTKWFNTNYHYIVPELEGASPTLTENKPLLAYREAKEKLGIEGKPVIVGPLTFLKLSKGYDKSETDAWLDRLLPLYTQLLQELASEGVQWVQIDEPILVTKLDDEDVQRLNKIYETFAAAVPGLNIMLQTYFESVENYSDIVSLPVQGVGLDFVHGLSGNIQSIRTSGFPADKVLGAGIIDGRGIWKASLQGKLKLLNELAEVVTSERIIVQSSCSLLHVPVTTAREAKLTSDLKNALAFADEKLDEIVLLTTALSSPSAEITAKIDEAELPLQALQQSEDRNRTAVQKAVASISVQQPERSRPFAERHEAQQVKWQLPLFPTTTIGSFPQSAEVRKARQLWRKGELNNEQYAAFIREQIDIWIKLQEEIGIDVLVHGEFERTDMVEFFGEKLAGFAFTQFGWVQSYGSRCVKPPIIFGDVAFTGEMTVEETKYAQSQTDRPVKGMLTGPITIMNWSFVREDIAREQIAYQLAYALRQEVEALEQAGIGMIQVDEPAVREGLPLKENEQADYLAWAVKAFRISTCTVHETTQIHTHMCYCEFHDMIDSIEAMDADVISIETSRSHGELIHSFEENTYELGIGLGVYDIHSPRVPSVDEMSSMIERALRVLDPKLFWINPDCGLKTRGQEETVASLRNMVDATRIARTNYASAAVL, from the coding sequence ATGACGAAAAGTAGTGTATTGGGATATCCGCGTATTGGTGCTGATCGGGAATGGAAGAAAGCGTTGGAAGCGTTCTGGGCAGGCAAATTGGAGGAAACAGAATTTCACGCACGTCTGCAGGAGATCCGTATCGATCATTTGTGTAAACAACAAGCAAAAGGAATCGACCTCATTCCGGTGAATGATTTCAGTTATTACGATCATATCCTGGATACGGCCGTGATGTTCGGCATTATTCCTAAACGTTTTGCTTATGATGGTGGCTCGGTTCCGTTGTCCGTATATTATGGCATTGCCCGGGGTACGAAAGATGCCGCAGCAAGTGAAATGACAAAATGGTTTAACACCAACTATCACTACATCGTACCTGAACTGGAGGGGGCTTCCCCAACTCTGACGGAGAACAAACCCCTTCTCGCTTATCGTGAAGCAAAAGAAAAACTAGGCATTGAAGGAAAACCGGTCATCGTTGGACCATTAACCTTCCTGAAGCTCTCGAAAGGCTATGATAAATCCGAGACTGACGCATGGCTGGATCGCTTGCTTCCACTTTACACTCAATTACTCCAGGAACTTGCGAGTGAAGGTGTTCAGTGGGTGCAGATCGACGAACCTATTCTGGTCACCAAATTAGATGATGAAGACGTACAGCGTCTGAATAAAATATATGAGACATTTGCGGCAGCCGTGCCGGGCCTGAATATCATGCTGCAAACGTACTTTGAATCTGTCGAAAACTACAGTGACATTGTGTCATTGCCAGTGCAAGGGGTAGGACTAGATTTTGTACACGGACTCTCTGGTAACATACAATCCATTCGCACATCCGGTTTCCCGGCTGACAAAGTGCTCGGAGCAGGTATTATTGATGGACGTGGGATCTGGAAAGCTTCCCTTCAAGGAAAACTGAAGTTGCTGAATGAACTGGCTGAAGTCGTAACGTCTGAACGTATCATCGTGCAATCATCCTGCAGCCTGCTGCATGTGCCCGTCACCACTGCACGTGAGGCCAAACTTACATCTGATTTGAAAAATGCTCTTGCGTTTGCAGATGAAAAGCTGGATGAGATTGTTCTTTTGACTACAGCCCTATCTTCACCAAGTGCAGAGATTACAGCCAAAATAGACGAAGCAGAGCTTCCCCTTCAGGCACTTCAGCAATCCGAAGATCGGAACCGCACAGCTGTACAGAAAGCCGTTGCTTCCATAAGTGTTCAACAGCCAGAGCGCTCTCGTCCTTTTGCCGAGCGTCATGAAGCCCAACAGGTCAAATGGCAATTGCCACTCTTCCCGACGACAACGATTGGCAGTTTCCCGCAATCTGCTGAAGTCAGAAAAGCACGTCAGTTGTGGCGCAAAGGCGAGTTGAACAACGAGCAATATGCTGCCTTCATCCGGGAGCAGATTGATATCTGGATTAAGCTTCAGGAAGAGATCGGAATTGACGTATTGGTACATGGTGAGTTTGAGCGTACCGATATGGTTGAGTTCTTTGGCGAGAAACTTGCCGGTTTTGCCTTTACACAGTTCGGCTGGGTACAGTCGTATGGTTCACGTTGCGTGAAGCCGCCTATTATCTTCGGGGATGTTGCGTTCACGGGTGAAATGACGGTAGAAGAAACGAAATATGCTCAATCGCAGACCGATCGCCCTGTTAAAGGCATGCTGACTGGCCCAATTACCATCATGAACTGGTCGTTCGTACGGGAAGACATTGCTCGGGAGCAGATTGCCTATCAATTGGCGTATGCGCTAAGACAGGAAGTTGAAGCACTTGAACAGGCAGGCATTGGCATGATTCAGGTTGACGAGCCGGCTGTTCGTGAAGGGCTTCCGCTGAAGGAAAATGAACAAGCCGATTACCTGGCCTGGGCGGTCAAAGCGTTCCGCATTTCCACGTGCACGGTGCACGAAACGACCCAAATTCATACGCATATGTGCTATTGCGAATTCCATGACATGATTGATTCCATCGAAGCCATGGATGCAGATGTCATTTCTATTGAGACATCCCGTAGTCACGGCGAACTGATTCATAGTTTTGAAGAAAATACGTATGAGCTGGGTATTGGTCTTGGCGTATATGATATCCATAGTCCACGGGTTCCAAGTGTGGATGAAATGAGCAGCATGATTGAACGCGCCCTGCGTGTTCTTGATCCGAAGCTGTTCTGGATCAACCCGGACTGCGGATTAAAAACCCGTGGACAGGAAGAAACGGTGGCCTCCCTCCGTAACATGGTGGATGCAACCAGAATCGCCCGTACCAATTACGCTTCCGCTGCTGTATTGTAA
- a CDS encoding GNAT family N-acetyltransferase, with translation MTHIVHAAAEDIRSEDSLQLIKELSEELGLLYGGDGTAGFQLSDVEVPRAAFIVARIDGYPVGCGALRPLDETSVEVKRMYTRSGYRRKGIAQAILAEAERLASELGYTNLKLQTGPLQPEAAALYERVGYYRIPVFSGNWDKVLAYQKDLVHEKVNVTHEL, from the coding sequence GTGACACACATCGTGCATGCAGCAGCTGAAGATATTCGCAGCGAGGATTCGTTGCAATTGATCAAGGAACTGAGTGAAGAACTCGGTTTGTTATATGGCGGTGATGGAACGGCGGGATTTCAACTGTCCGACGTTGAAGTGCCACGGGCGGCTTTTATCGTTGCGAGGATCGACGGGTACCCGGTTGGTTGCGGAGCACTTAGACCCCTTGATGAAACATCTGTAGAAGTTAAACGCATGTATACACGCAGTGGCTACCGCCGTAAGGGGATAGCCCAGGCTATTTTGGCTGAGGCGGAGCGTCTTGCAAGTGAACTTGGTTATACCAACCTGAAACTGCAAACCGGTCCATTACAGCCGGAAGCTGCAGCACTATATGAGCGTGTAGGGTATTATCGAATCCCTGTATTCAGTGGCAATTGGGATAAAGTATTGGCCTATCAGAAAGATCTGGTACACGAAAAGGTAAATGTTACGCACGAATTATAA
- a CDS encoding helix-turn-helix domain-containing protein — protein MSMADYHGKVKNIQDTPFGYTLSVIGGKWKMVIMYLLAENPPVRFNELKRQIGAITYKTLSSQLKELEADGMVERKEYPQVPPKVEYRLTAKAERLLPVLEGLCEWGAQYQDTSI, from the coding sequence ATGAGTATGGCTGACTACCACGGTAAAGTTAAAAACATTCAAGATACCCCTTTTGGATATACGTTGTCCGTTATTGGTGGCAAATGGAAAATGGTGATTATGTACCTTTTGGCAGAAAACCCGCCCGTCCGCTTCAATGAGCTGAAAAGACAGATCGGAGCCATCACATATAAAACATTGAGTTCACAGCTCAAAGAACTGGAAGCGGATGGCATGGTAGAGCGCAAAGAGTACCCTCAAGTCCCTCCTAAAGTCGAGTACCGACTGACAGCGAAAGCTGAGAGGTTACTGCCCGTTTTGGAAGGACTGTGCGAATGGGGCGCTCAATATCAAGACACATCGATTTAA
- a CDS encoding undecaprenyl-diphosphate phosphatase produces the protein MEEIMLWLKYLFLGIVQGATEPIPVSSSGHLIIAQRLMGMKQNGLSFEILTNTASLIAIIFIFREDIKTLIIGALGYLRTRKEEYRADFMFCLYIIIGTVPAAVVAVLFKDRIEEIFSSVYTVSIALLITGVALWLIRNLRGRKQDGDLSTKDALLVGLAQAVALIPGISRSGATVIASIAVGMKQETALKFSFMLYIPISIGGLIMGVSDIANDPNRSQLAIPYLIAFITTLFVTYFSMRWFMGIMAKGNLKYFSYYCFAAGTLLLIFL, from the coding sequence ATGGAAGAAATTATGTTATGGTTAAAGTATTTATTTTTAGGTATTGTTCAAGGCGCAACGGAGCCGATTCCTGTCTCCTCCAGCGGTCACTTGATCATCGCCCAGAGACTGATGGGCATGAAGCAGAATGGATTGTCATTTGAGATTTTAACCAACACGGCATCGCTTATCGCTATTATTTTTATTTTCCGGGAAGATATCAAAACGTTGATTATTGGTGCATTAGGTTACCTTCGTACTCGTAAAGAGGAATATAGAGCAGACTTCATGTTTTGCTTATACATAATTATTGGTACGGTTCCTGCTGCTGTCGTTGCGGTCCTGTTCAAGGATCGGATTGAAGAAATTTTCTCGTCCGTCTACACTGTTTCCATCGCGCTATTGATCACCGGGGTCGCCTTATGGCTGATTCGTAATCTTCGTGGTCGTAAACAAGACGGTGATCTGTCTACAAAAGATGCATTGTTGGTCGGTCTCGCTCAGGCAGTAGCTCTTATTCCCGGAATTAGCCGTTCTGGGGCGACTGTAATTGCATCCATCGCTGTGGGCATGAAACAGGAAACGGCACTGAAGTTCTCCTTCATGCTGTACATTCCAATAAGCATTGGTGGACTCATCATGGGTGTATCCGACATCGCCAATGATCCAAATCGATCACAGCTGGCGATCCCCTATCTGATTGCATTTATCACAACACTCTTCGTTACCTATTTCTCCATGAGATGGTTTATGGGCATTATGGCAAAAGGCAACCTGAAATACTTTTCGTATTACTGTTTTGCCGCAGGAACATTGTTGCTGATCTTCTTATAA
- a CDS encoding ABC transporter substrate-binding protein: MRKQRKSVWIIMALILLLVLSACGQSTASNSTTGDSTNETAGTETKTNSDSASSAGTEATAEEELVTYQSDAGEVQVPKNPKRIIDLTSFSTGYFVALDAPVVGALSGAMNNKYIKDQLAEAGTSDLGEKPTPESLISLKPDLFIVYTGTEGIDKLEQIAPVVQIDYGKRNFKDLMLEMGKLTNREDAAKAWNAKWEAKINEMKPKVQEAVGDRTVSILNPYAKGLFVFGHNYGRGGEIIYGEFGLKAPAKAQAEAIDSGTGWASISMELLPEYAGDIIFTSPWSGDKTDPKIVYDNPLWKNLPAVKANHVFQLDPTSDSYNDPLTLEGQLQFISDSLLSKK; encoded by the coding sequence TTGCGTAAACAGAGAAAATCAGTATGGATCATAATGGCACTCATCTTGCTGCTTGTACTTAGTGCTTGTGGTCAATCTACCGCGAGCAATAGTACAACCGGGGACAGTACGAATGAAACTGCGGGAACAGAAACCAAGACGAACTCGGATTCAGCTTCTTCAGCTGGTACAGAAGCAACTGCCGAAGAGGAACTCGTTACATACCAATCGGATGCAGGTGAAGTACAGGTACCCAAAAATCCTAAGCGCATTATTGATTTGACGTCATTTTCGACGGGGTACTTTGTTGCCCTCGATGCACCGGTAGTCGGCGCTTTATCAGGAGCGATGAACAACAAGTATATCAAGGATCAACTTGCAGAAGCTGGCACCAGTGATCTGGGTGAAAAGCCTACACCAGAGAGTCTAATCAGCTTAAAACCCGACCTCTTTATTGTGTACACAGGCACAGAGGGCATCGACAAGCTGGAGCAGATTGCGCCAGTCGTACAGATTGATTATGGTAAGCGCAATTTCAAGGATCTGATGCTTGAGATGGGTAAGCTTACCAATAGAGAAGACGCAGCTAAAGCATGGAATGCTAAATGGGAAGCAAAGATTAACGAAATGAAGCCTAAGGTTCAGGAAGCTGTGGGTGATCGCACGGTATCCATTCTGAATCCGTATGCCAAAGGATTATTTGTATTTGGGCACAACTACGGCCGAGGCGGTGAAATTATTTATGGAGAGTTTGGTCTCAAGGCACCTGCCAAGGCTCAAGCTGAAGCAATTGACAGCGGTACTGGTTGGGCTTCGATATCCATGGAACTATTACCGGAGTATGCGGGGGATATCATCTTCACCAGCCCATGGTCGGGAGACAAAACTGATCCCAAGATCGTATATGATAATCCATTGTGGAAAAATTTGCCTGCGGTGAAGGCCAATCATGTGTTCCAGCTTGACCCGACTTCAGACTCGTACAACGATCCGTTAACGTTGGAAGGTCAGCTGCAGTTTATTTCGGATAGCTTGCTTTCGAAAAAGTAA
- a CDS encoding TetR/AcrR family transcriptional regulator, which yields MARSKEFEVNEVLDKAMKIFWEQGYEKTSMSDLVEHMGIHRRSIYDTFDDKHTLFLQAMDRYKGKISATLLAEIKASKTAVEALHNIYGLMISEAEDTPSGCLIVNSAVELGTRDSDVDTRSLESFNDTERMFEQIIEWGQRDGEFSSDHDAKEMAEYLHNISVGIRAMARTSTDKVKLNRIINVSIKLLEK from the coding sequence ATGGCTAGAAGTAAAGAGTTTGAAGTGAACGAAGTGTTGGATAAAGCAATGAAGATCTTCTGGGAACAAGGTTATGAGAAGACATCGATGAGTGACCTTGTGGAGCATATGGGAATACATCGCCGAAGTATATACGATACATTTGATGATAAACATACATTGTTCTTGCAGGCTATGGATCGTTATAAAGGCAAGATCAGTGCTACATTACTTGCAGAAATTAAAGCGTCCAAGACGGCAGTGGAAGCACTGCATAACATTTATGGATTGATGATCAGTGAAGCAGAGGATACACCATCGGGTTGTCTGATCGTTAATTCGGCAGTAGAGCTGGGCACACGTGATTCGGATGTAGATACACGGTCCCTTGAATCATTTAACGATACAGAGCGGATGTTTGAGCAGATCATCGAATGGGGACAACGCGATGGAGAATTTTCCTCAGACCATGATGCGAAGGAAATGGCAGAGTACTTGCACAATATTTCTGTCGGCATTAGAGCCATGGCTAGAACCTCGACGGATAAAGTTAAATTAAATCGAATAATCAATGTATCCATAAAACTGTTGGAAAAATGA
- a CDS encoding MerR family transcriptional regulator produces MTYSIGEVAKKLDLTVYTLRYYDKEGLMPFVERTTSGTRLFKDSDIDFLKIIQCLKLTGMPIKDIKDFIEWCSEGDSTLKQRYDMFTERKAIVEAQMEQLRRTMEVIDHKRSYYETALEAGTEEIHRRVKTTADAVTN; encoded by the coding sequence ATGACCTATTCAATCGGTGAAGTTGCCAAAAAATTAGACCTTACAGTATATACATTGCGGTACTATGATAAGGAAGGACTTATGCCTTTTGTAGAACGTACCACGAGCGGAACGCGCTTGTTCAAAGATTCAGACATCGACTTTCTAAAGATCATTCAATGCCTGAAGTTGACCGGAATGCCTATCAAAGACATCAAGGATTTTATTGAATGGTGTTCTGAAGGGGATTCCACCCTGAAGCAAAGATATGATATGTTCACGGAACGAAAAGCCATTGTTGAAGCACAAATGGAGCAACTAAGAAGGACCATGGAAGTTATTGACCATAAACGCTCATACTACGAAACTGCTTTGGAAGCTGGAACCGAAGAGATTCACAGAAGAGTAAAAACAACAGCCGATGCCGTCACCAATTGA
- a CDS encoding NAD(P)-dependent alcohol dehydrogenase, whose translation MIIAKARAVDGPDQQFRSAEIKRRDLDTNDVLIEIKYAGICHSDIHTAHGEWGPVNYPLVPGHEIAGIVTDVGSGVSKYKVGDRVGVGCMVDSCGECVNCRKGEEQYCLKGNIQTYAGVDKYGEPTQGGYSTHIVVVEDFVVRIPDNIALDAAAPLLCAGITTYSPLHHWGAGPGKKVAVVGMGGLGHMAVKIAHAMGAEVTVLSQSLSKKEDGLQFGADHYFATSEPETFEKLAGTFDLMINTVSANIDINAYFSLLTLDGTLVNVGAPPEPLAVNVFSLIGHRRSFAGSMIGGIRETQEMLDFCAEHDIAPNIEVISADQIDEAYKRVLASDVKYRFVIDINTM comes from the coding sequence TTGATTATAGCTAAAGCCAGAGCCGTTGACGGACCAGATCAACAATTCAGAAGTGCTGAAATTAAACGACGTGATCTGGATACCAATGATGTATTAATCGAGATTAAATATGCCGGTATCTGCCATTCTGACATCCATACTGCCCACGGTGAATGGGGTCCAGTAAATTATCCACTCGTTCCTGGCCACGAAATTGCCGGGATTGTAACCGATGTAGGAAGCGGAGTCTCCAAATATAAGGTTGGTGACCGAGTAGGGGTCGGATGTATGGTCGACTCTTGTGGTGAATGTGTTAACTGCCGCAAAGGTGAAGAGCAATACTGTCTTAAAGGAAATATTCAAACTTACGCTGGAGTAGACAAATACGGTGAACCTACGCAAGGTGGATATTCAACACATATTGTTGTCGTAGAGGATTTTGTCGTTCGCATCCCTGATAACATTGCACTTGATGCAGCTGCACCTTTGTTGTGTGCCGGTATAACGACGTATTCACCTCTTCATCACTGGGGAGCTGGCCCAGGCAAGAAGGTTGCCGTTGTAGGTATGGGTGGTCTAGGTCATATGGCTGTCAAAATCGCACATGCGATGGGTGCGGAAGTAACGGTCCTTTCCCAATCCTTGAGCAAAAAAGAAGATGGACTGCAATTTGGTGCAGATCATTACTTTGCCACAAGCGAACCCGAGACCTTCGAAAAACTTGCAGGAACCTTTGATCTGATGATTAACACGGTGAGTGCCAATATTGACATTAACGCGTATTTCTCACTGCTCACGCTGGATGGTACACTCGTGAACGTGGGAGCTCCTCCAGAACCATTAGCCGTAAACGTATTTTCTCTGATCGGTCATCGCCGTTCATTCGCAGGTTCCATGATTGGTGGCATTCGTGAGACGCAAGAGATGCTTGATTTCTGTGCAGAACATGATATTGCGCCTAACATTGAGGTTATCTCGGCTGATCAGATTGACGAAGCTTACAAGCGTGTACTGGCTTCTGACGTGAAATATCGCTTTGTTATTGATATCAACACCATGTAA
- a CDS encoding HIT family protein, whose translation MTALFSHQPEGYECPFCGIWGIERPDQGTKQRDIIYQNEKVTAFIAGKWWPNNKGHVLIVPNQHFENIFELPADYAAEIHYAAQLTAWAMKSTYGCEGISTRQHNEPAGNQDVWHYHLHVYPRYVNDQLYLTKGSQSDPDERAFCAYQLRSWIKGKFKV comes from the coding sequence ATGACAGCATTATTTTCACATCAGCCCGAAGGGTATGAATGTCCATTTTGTGGTATTTGGGGTATCGAGCGACCTGATCAGGGAACCAAACAAAGAGATATTATCTATCAGAATGAAAAGGTAACGGCATTTATAGCAGGCAAGTGGTGGCCAAACAATAAAGGACATGTGCTTATTGTTCCAAATCAACATTTCGAGAACATCTTTGAACTTCCTGCGGACTACGCTGCTGAGATTCATTACGCGGCTCAACTTACAGCATGGGCAATGAAAAGTACATATGGATGTGAAGGAATCTCTACACGACAGCATAATGAACCTGCAGGTAATCAAGATGTATGGCATTATCATCTGCATGTTTATCCCAGATACGTGAATGATCAACTTTATCTGACAAAGGGTTCTCAATCCGATCCAGATGAACGCGCATTCTGTGCTTATCAGTTGCGTTCTTGGATTAAGGGAAAATTTAAAGTCTAG
- a CDS encoding iron chaperone → METFAEFIARIDNPEHQARTEEVLNWITERFPNLKQKIAWNQPMFTDHDTFIIGFSVSKQHLAVAPEKAGINRFSEEITKAGYDHTKELVRMKWKQEIDYSLLERMIEFNIADKAECSTFWRK, encoded by the coding sequence ATGGAGACCTTTGCAGAATTTATAGCACGCATCGATAACCCGGAACACCAGGCACGAACGGAAGAAGTTTTGAACTGGATCACTGAAAGATTCCCGAATTTAAAACAAAAAATTGCATGGAACCAACCGATGTTTACCGACCATGATACCTTCATTATTGGTTTTAGTGTATCCAAGCAACATTTGGCTGTTGCTCCCGAGAAGGCAGGAATTAATCGTTTTTCGGAAGAGATCACTAAAGCCGGTTATGATCATACCAAAGAGTTGGTGCGAATGAAGTGGAAACAGGAGATTGATTATTCGTTACTTGAGAGAATGATTGAGTTTAATATCGCGGATAAGGCAGAATGTTCAACATTTTGGCGAAAATAA
- a CDS encoding aldo/keto reductase: MEYTKLGNTGLDVSRFCLGCMGFGDASKWVHQWVLNEEDSRPVIKKALDLGINFFDTANVYSLGTSEEYLGRALKDFANRDEVVIATKVHGQMHKGPNGSGLSRKAILSEIDKSLRRLETDYVDLYIIHRWDYNTPIEETMEALHDVVKSGKVRYIGASAMFAWQFQKALHVAEKHGWTKFVSMQNHLNLIYREEEREMLPLCKEEKIGVTPYSPLASGRLTRDWSVSTLRSETDEIQKSKYNATSDADRLVVERVAFIAEKYGVPRTHIALAWLLQKDTVAAPIIGATKLSHLEDAVGALSVKLTSEDVTFLEEPYVPHPVVGAQ, from the coding sequence ATGGAATATACGAAACTGGGTAACACTGGCTTGGACGTATCTCGATTTTGCCTAGGATGTATGGGGTTTGGAGACGCCAGTAAATGGGTTCATCAGTGGGTACTGAATGAAGAGGACTCTCGCCCCGTGATCAAAAAAGCGCTCGATCTGGGCATCAATTTCTTTGATACAGCGAATGTATATTCTCTGGGTACGAGCGAGGAGTACCTTGGTCGGGCGTTAAAGGATTTCGCTAATCGGGATGAGGTCGTTATTGCAACCAAAGTACATGGACAGATGCATAAAGGACCCAACGGTTCTGGCCTTTCCAGAAAAGCCATCCTGAGTGAGATTGATAAAAGCCTGAGACGATTGGAAACGGATTATGTAGATCTGTATATCATTCATCGTTGGGACTACAATACGCCTATTGAAGAAACCATGGAAGCCTTACATGATGTGGTGAAGTCCGGGAAAGTAAGATATATTGGGGCTTCAGCCATGTTCGCTTGGCAGTTCCAAAAGGCATTACATGTAGCAGAGAAACATGGTTGGACCAAGTTTGTCTCCATGCAGAACCACTTGAACCTCATCTACCGCGAAGAAGAACGTGAAATGTTACCGTTATGCAAGGAAGAAAAGATTGGTGTGACTCCTTACAGTCCTCTTGCTTCAGGCAGGTTAACCCGTGACTGGTCCGTATCGACCCTTCGATCCGAGACAGACGAAATTCAGAAATCCAAGTACAATGCGACCAGTGATGCAGATCGACTTGTGGTTGAACGGGTTGCATTCATTGCAGAAAAATACGGAGTCCCTCGTACACACATCGCACTTGCGTGGTTGCTGCAAAAAGACACTGTAGCGGCTCCAATTATCGGTGCCACCAAACTATCACATCTGGAAGATGCTGTAGGTGCTCTTTCCGTTAAGTTGACCTCAGAAGATGTCACATTCCTTGAAGAACCTTATGTACCTCATCCTGTAGTAGGTGCTCAATAG